Proteins encoded by one window of Salvia splendens isolate huo1 chromosome 7, SspV2, whole genome shotgun sequence:
- the LOC121810497 gene encoding uncharacterized protein LOC121810497, whose translation MASFPEDDLLPNGSEESFFAQRQKSTRKDVEQGFGVLQARWEIVKGPAGSWYRHHIANVMYACIILHNMIIDDEGQRVDDWSDDEVGPSAGHTTSLVIRGLPYGVNERLQAGENMRNRQAHLQLMNDMVEEVWTSSIGNSAEFFAYQFLKFIAA comes from the exons ATGGCTAGTTTTCCTGAAGACGATCTCCTGCCCAATGGATCCGAAGAGAGCTTTTTTGCACAGCGGCAAAAGTCTACACGGAAGGACGTGGAGCAAGgatttggtgtgcttcaagcGCGTTGGGAAATAGTGAAAGGCCCGGCTGGTTCCTGGTATAGGCATCATATCGCCAATGTCATGTAcgcgtgcatcatcttgcacaacatgattattgATGATgaaggtcaaagagttgacgatTGGTCCGACGACGAAGTCGGACCGAGCGCAGGTCATACAACCTCGCTGGTCATTCGAGGTTTACCCTATGGAGTCAATGAGAGATTACAAGCAGGGGAGAACATGCGCAACCGACAAGCCCATCTtcaactcatgaacgacatggttgaagaagtttgg ACATCTTCCATAGGCAATTCTGCAGAATTTTTCGCATATCAATTTCTAAAATTTATAGCAGCCTGA
- the LOC121741355 gene encoding epoxide hydrolase B-like, translated as MQRVATINQDETDDPTTLADSDSCFSTFNGVQIHYKISDPLQQGTKRVTHPIILLHGFGASVYSWSRVMKPLANATGSQVVAFDRPAFGLTSRGQTSSGSRPLNPYSMMFSALATMHFIDFLGADKSILVGHSAGAPVAVDTYFEAPERVAALILVAPAILAPFSIKSAVKENQKGNNQNQRKSLDSNTRDNFVFMFGSLLMVLTKWIGGMIYCLYQKTLSAILLSAFGLTLIRMIIDKFGAQAVGVAWYDSKQVTDDVLQGYTKPLRVKGWDRALLEFAVTILTDSASVSKDKRLSEISCPVLIITGDTDRLVPSWNSERLARAIPGSSFRVIDKCGHVPHEEKAHEFLSIVDEFLQGVLEAPPQAAT; from the exons ATGCAAAGAGTTGCTACAATAAATCAGGATGAGACAGATGATCCAACTACTTTAGCTGATTCCGATAGCTGTTTCTCTACATTTAATGGGGTGCAAATACACTACAAGATTAGTGATCCTTTGCAGCAGGGGACAAAAAGGGTCACTCACCCTATCATCTTGTTGCACGGCTTTGGCGCCTCAGTGTATTCATGGAGCCGAGTCATGAAACCATTAGCAAACGCCACCGGCTCTCAAGTTGTTGCATTTGATAGACCGGCCTTCGGATTAACCTCAAGGGGGCAGACCTCATCCGGGAGTCGACCCTTGAATCCATACTCGATGATGTTCTCTGCGTTGGCAACAATGCACTTCATTGACTTCTTGGGTGCTGACAAGTCCATCCTCGTGGG CCATTCTGCTGGTGCACCTGTAGCTGTAGACACGTATTTTGAGGCGCCCGAGCGTGTGGCTGCTCTAATCCTTGTCGCTCCCGCGATTCTTGCACCTTTCTCTATAAAGAGTGCTGTTAAAGAAAATCAAAAGGGAAACAATCAGAATCAGAGGAAGAGTCTCGACTCGAATACGAGGGACAATTTTGTTTTCATGTTTGGAAGTTTGTTGATGGTGCTCACAAAATGGATAGGAGGCATGATATACTGTCTGTATCAGAAAACTCTCTCAGCAATCTTGCTCTCTGCATTTGGTTTAACTTTG ATAAGGatgataattgataaatttgggGCACAAGCCGTTGGCGTTGCATGGTATGATTCGAAACAAGTGACAGACGACGTGTTACAAGGCTATACAAAG CCGTTGAGGGTGAAGGGCTGGGACAGGGCGCTTTTAGAATTCGCAGTCACGATACTGACAGACTCAGCGTCCGTATCAAAGGATAAGAGGCTGAGCGAAATCTCGTGTCCAG TTCTGATCATAACGGGAGACACGGATAGGCTTGTCCCCTCTTGGAACTCTGAGAGGCTCGCGCGAGCTATACCAGGATCTTCCTTCCGAGTAATTGACAAGTGTGGCCACGTGCCCCATGAAGAAAAGGCTCACGAATTTTTATCTATCGTAGACGAATTCCTGCAGGGAGTGTTGGAGGCTCCTCCCCAGGCAGCAACTTAG
- the LOC121810906 gene encoding autophagy-related protein 18d-like isoform X2, with product MTSTDSASPAIHPREGCGLHEAPMDPLQPEPQLNDNEETELYSVSWNQDSGCFAAGTSHGFSIYNCNPFKETFRRDLKTGGFKIIEMLFRCNILALVGTKINTQYPPNNVIIWDDFQSRCIGEFSFRSEIRAVKLRRDRVVVVLEHKIYVYNFMDLKLLHQIETLANPRGLCCLSHHPNTSVLACPGLQRGQVRVEHFGLNRTTIINAHDSKIACLTLTMDGLLLATASLRGTLIRIFNTMDGTRLQEVRRGVDRADIYNIALSPNVQWLAVSSDKGPISFNQSSSNALEPLITRSANPSSSFSFLKGVLPKYFSSEWSFAQFHFPGVTQFITTFGSQNTVIVVGLDGSFYRCSFDPVNGGEMVKQEYVRFLKTEAASR from the exons ATGACTTCGACTGATTCGGCATCTCCAGCAATACATCCACGGGAAGGATGTGGTCTCCATGAGGCACCAATGGATCCACTTCAACCAGAACCACAATTGAATGACAATGAGGAAACTGAGTTATACTCAGTGTCCTGGAACCAAGACTCTGGTTGCTTTGCTGCTGGCACCAGTCATGGTTTCAGCATATATAATTGTAATCCTTTTAAGGAAACATTCAGGCGTGATTTAAAAACTGGGGGGTTTAAGATAATAGAGATGCTTTTCAGATGCAACATCTTAGCACTTGTTGGAACTAAAATAAATACTCAATATCCTCCGAACAATGTTATTATCTGGGACGATTTTCAAAGCAGATGTATTGGTGAGTTTTCATTTAGATCTGAGATTCGTGCAGTCAAACTAAGACGGGACCGTGTTGTTGTGGTTCTTGAGCACAAGATATATGTTTACAATTTTATGGATCTGAAACTTCTTCATCAAATAGAGACTTTGGCAAATCCAAGAGGTCTTTGTTGTCTGTCTCATCACCCAAATACATCTGTGTTGGCATGTCCTGGTCTGCAACGAGGACAGGTTCGAGTTGAACATTTTGGCCTGAATAGGACAACGATAATCAATGCTCATGATTCTAAGATTGCTTGTTTGACCTTGACAATGGATGGGCTTCTTCTTGCAACTGCCAGTCTGAGAGGAACTTTAATAAGAATTTTCAACACAATGGATGGAACGCGATTGCAAGAG GTTCGCAGAGGGGTAGACAGAGCAGATATATACAACATTGCTCTGTCTCCAAATGTGCAGTGGTTGGCTGTATCGAGTGACAAAG GTCCCATATCATTTAACCAAAGTTCATCCAATGCACTTGAGCCCTTAATCACTCGTAGTGCTAATCCCAGTTCGTCATTTTCTTTCTTGAAAG GGGTTTTACCCAAGTATTTTAGTTCGGAATGGTCATTTGCTCAGTTCCACTTCCCCGGAGTAACCCAGTTCATCACGACATTTGGTTCTCAAAACACTGTCATCGTTGTTGGCTTGGATGGGAG CTTCTACCGGTGCAGCTTTGATCCGGTGAATGGAGGAGAAATGGTGAAGCAGGAATATGTTCGCTTTCTGAAAACTGAAGCCGCATCTCGGTAG
- the LOC121810906 gene encoding autophagy-related protein 18c-like isoform X1, whose product MTSTDSASPAIHPREGCGLHEAPMDPLQPEPQLNDNEETELYSVSWNQDSGCFAAGTSHGFSIYNCNPFKETFRRDLKTGGFKIIEMLFRCNILALVGTKINTQYPPNNVIIWDDFQSRCIGEFSFRSEIRAVKLRRDRVVVVLEHKIYVYNFMDLKLLHQIETLANPRGLCCLSHHPNTSVLACPGLQRGQVRVEHFGLNRTTIINAHDSKIACLTLTMDGLLLATASLRGTLIRIFNTMDGTRLQEVRRGVDRADIYNIALSPNVQWLAVSSDKGTVHIFSLRVRGFGDHRSTDSTAATGPISFNQSSSNALEPLITRSANPSSSFSFLKGVLPKYFSSEWSFAQFHFPGVTQFITTFGSQNTVIVVGLDGSFYRCSFDPVNGGEMVKQEYVRFLKTEAASR is encoded by the exons ATGACTTCGACTGATTCGGCATCTCCAGCAATACATCCACGGGAAGGATGTGGTCTCCATGAGGCACCAATGGATCCACTTCAACCAGAACCACAATTGAATGACAATGAGGAAACTGAGTTATACTCAGTGTCCTGGAACCAAGACTCTGGTTGCTTTGCTGCTGGCACCAGTCATGGTTTCAGCATATATAATTGTAATCCTTTTAAGGAAACATTCAGGCGTGATTTAAAAACTGGGGGGTTTAAGATAATAGAGATGCTTTTCAGATGCAACATCTTAGCACTTGTTGGAACTAAAATAAATACTCAATATCCTCCGAACAATGTTATTATCTGGGACGATTTTCAAAGCAGATGTATTGGTGAGTTTTCATTTAGATCTGAGATTCGTGCAGTCAAACTAAGACGGGACCGTGTTGTTGTGGTTCTTGAGCACAAGATATATGTTTACAATTTTATGGATCTGAAACTTCTTCATCAAATAGAGACTTTGGCAAATCCAAGAGGTCTTTGTTGTCTGTCTCATCACCCAAATACATCTGTGTTGGCATGTCCTGGTCTGCAACGAGGACAGGTTCGAGTTGAACATTTTGGCCTGAATAGGACAACGATAATCAATGCTCATGATTCTAAGATTGCTTGTTTGACCTTGACAATGGATGGGCTTCTTCTTGCAACTGCCAGTCTGAGAGGAACTTTAATAAGAATTTTCAACACAATGGATGGAACGCGATTGCAAGAG GTTCGCAGAGGGGTAGACAGAGCAGATATATACAACATTGCTCTGTCTCCAAATGTGCAGTGGTTGGCTGTATCGAGTGACAAAGGTACTGTTCACATATTTAGTCTTAGAGTGCGGGGATTTGGCGATCACCGGTCAACAGATTCCACTGCTGCTACAGGTCCCATATCATTTAACCAAAGTTCATCCAATGCACTTGAGCCCTTAATCACTCGTAGTGCTAATCCCAGTTCGTCATTTTCTTTCTTGAAAG GGGTTTTACCCAAGTATTTTAGTTCGGAATGGTCATTTGCTCAGTTCCACTTCCCCGGAGTAACCCAGTTCATCACGACATTTGGTTCTCAAAACACTGTCATCGTTGTTGGCTTGGATGGGAG CTTCTACCGGTGCAGCTTTGATCCGGTGAATGGAGGAGAAATGGTGAAGCAGGAATATGTTCGCTTTCTGAAAACTGAAGCCGCATCTCGGTAG